A genomic region of Elusimicrobiaceae bacterium contains the following coding sequences:
- the wecB gene encoding UDP-N-acetylglucosamine 2-epimerase (non-hydrolyzing) — MVHFKNNGKLKLLIIVGTRPEIIRLSEVIKKCRHYFDVLLAHTGQNYDYNLNGIFFKDLQLQEPEVYLEAVGQNLGQTMGNIIAKSYELMEQTRPDAVLVLGDTNSCLSVIGAKRLHIPIFHMEAGNRCKDECLPEETNRRLVDIISDVNLCYSEHARRYLIENGLPKERTYVTGSPMAEVLRANLPFIEKSDILQRLGLQKGRYILLSAHREENLDNQANFKSLFTAINQLAEKYDMPVLYSCHPRSKKRLQESGFALDKRVIAHEPLGFHDYNCLQINAFAVVSDSGTLPEESSFYISIGKPFPAICIRTSTERPEALEKGCFVLAGIDHTSLLQAVELAVMMRQQAQDGVPVPDYVEENVSDKVVKLIQSYTGVVNKMVWRKK; from the coding sequence ATGGTACATTTCAAAAATAATGGAAAATTGAAATTATTAATCATAGTCGGTACCCGGCCGGAAATTATCCGCTTGTCGGAAGTAATTAAAAAATGCCGCCACTATTTTGATGTGTTACTAGCGCATACCGGGCAAAACTATGATTATAATTTAAACGGTATCTTCTTTAAAGATTTACAACTACAGGAGCCGGAAGTCTACTTGGAAGCGGTGGGCCAAAATTTAGGCCAAACCATGGGCAATATTATTGCCAAGTCCTATGAGCTGATGGAGCAAACCCGTCCGGATGCGGTGCTGGTGCTGGGAGATACAAACAGTTGTCTGTCGGTGATTGGGGCCAAACGCTTGCATATTCCTATTTTTCATATGGAAGCCGGTAACCGCTGTAAAGATGAGTGCCTGCCGGAAGAAACCAATAGACGTTTGGTGGATATTATCAGTGATGTCAATTTGTGCTATAGTGAGCATGCGCGGCGTTATTTGATAGAAAATGGCCTACCCAAAGAACGCACCTATGTAACGGGCAGCCCAATGGCAGAGGTCTTGCGGGCCAATTTACCGTTTATTGAGAAAAGTGATATTTTGCAACGTCTAGGGTTGCAAAAAGGCCGCTACATTTTACTCTCTGCTCACCGAGAAGAAAACCTAGATAATCAAGCCAATTTCAAGTCGCTTTTTACCGCGATTAATCAACTGGCTGAAAAATATGATATGCCGGTGCTTTATTCGTGTCATCCGCGCAGTAAAAAACGCTTGCAAGAAAGCGGATTTGCTTTAGACAAGCGCGTTATTGCCCATGAGCCGCTGGGATTTCACGATTATAATTGCTTGCAAATTAATGCCTTTGCGGTGGTGTCCGATAGCGGTACTTTGCCGGAGGAGAGCAGCTTTTATATCTCTATCGGCAAACCCTTTCCGGCCATTTGTATCCGCACTTCTACCGAGAGGCCCGAAGCCTTGGAAAAAGGATGTTTCGTGCTGGCTGGCATAGACCATACTTCTTTGTTGCAGGCAGTAGAGCTGGCGGTGATGATGCGTCAGCAGGCACAAGATGGCGTGCCGGTGCCTGATTACGTAGAAGAGAACGTATCTGACAAAGTGGTCAAACTGATTCAAAGTTACACCGGAGTAGTCAATAAAATGGTGTGGCGCAAAAAATAA
- a CDS encoding NAD-dependent epimerase/dehydratase family protein has protein sequence MKILITGANGFVGRNLVANLRAIQAGKNRTVPVQIDQIFTFDLDTPSAQLEVFCQQADFVFHLAGVNRPTDSADYMKGNFGFTSTLLSTLQKYHNTCPVMLASSIQASLQGRYADSEYGKSKLAGEELFFTYARQTGASVYVYRFANLFGKWCRPNYNSAVATFCYNIARGLPIQVNDRSTALELLYIDDLLTEMYAALQGKPHRCTYDSLEPVASQTGPYCYVPVTHHTTLGEVVDLLHSFAAQAQSLLVPNIPSGSLAQKLYATYVSYLPQEKVVVPLTPHTDERGSFTELLKTIGGGQFSVNISKPGITKGNHWHNSKWEFFIVVSGKARIEQRKLDTNEVWTFEVSGDAPQAVHMLPGYTHNIINVSQTENLITLMWASETFNPQQPDTFAEQVKA, from the coding sequence ATGAAAATCTTAATCACGGGAGCAAATGGTTTTGTCGGGAGGAACTTGGTAGCTAATTTGCGGGCTATTCAAGCAGGTAAAAATCGTACTGTTCCCGTGCAAATAGACCAAATTTTTACATTTGATTTGGATACTCCGTCTGCTCAATTAGAAGTATTTTGCCAGCAGGCAGATTTTGTATTTCATTTAGCCGGCGTCAACCGCCCTACCGATTCGGCTGACTATATGAAAGGCAATTTTGGCTTTACCTCTACTTTACTCAGCACGCTGCAAAAATATCATAATACTTGCCCGGTGATGCTGGCCTCTTCCATACAGGCCTCTTTGCAAGGACGATATGCCGATTCTGAATATGGCAAGTCCAAGCTGGCGGGGGAAGAACTCTTTTTTACTTATGCCCGTCAAACCGGGGCGAGCGTATATGTGTACCGCTTTGCCAATTTATTTGGTAAATGGTGCCGCCCTAATTACAATTCCGCCGTGGCAACGTTTTGTTACAATATCGCGCGCGGACTGCCCATACAAGTCAATGACCGGAGCACCGCTTTGGAACTGTTGTATATTGATGATTTGTTGACGGAAATGTATGCCGCTTTGCAAGGCAAACCGCACCGTTGCACCTATGACAGTTTAGAGCCGGTGGCGAGTCAAACCGGGCCCTATTGTTATGTGCCTGTTACGCATCATACGACGTTAGGGGAAGTGGTAGATTTATTACATAGCTTTGCCGCACAAGCGCAGAGCTTGCTGGTGCCAAATATTCCGTCCGGCTCTTTGGCACAGAAATTATATGCCACGTATGTTTCGTATTTACCGCAAGAGAAAGTGGTCGTGCCGCTCACGCCCCATACAGATGAGCGGGGGAGCTTTACCGAGCTACTCAAAACAATAGGTGGGGGGCAATTTTCGGTCAATATATCCAAACCCGGCATTACCAAAGGCAACCATTGGCATAACAGTAAATGGGAGTTTTTTATCGTAGTATCGGGCAAAGCACGTATTGAACAACGCAAACTGGATACGAATGAAGTGTGGACATTTGAGGTATCTGGGGACGCACCCCAAGCGGTGCATATGTTGCCCGGTTATACGCATAATATTATCAATGTCAGCCAAACCGAAAATTTAATTACGCTGATGTGGGCCAGTGAAACATTTAACCCACAACAGCCCGATACCTTTGCCGAGCAGGTGAAAGCATGA
- a CDS encoding polysaccharide biosynthesis protein translates to MSSFANAILMITGGTGSFGNTVLKHFLTSDIGQIRIFSRDEKKQDDMRHDLQVRFPDHAKKVKFYLGDVRNAQAIKDAMQGVDYVFHAAALKQVPSCEFFPMEAVRTNVMGTDNMLHAAIEAKVKRVVCLSTDKAAYPINAMGISKAMMERVVYANARVAAEQGHTTICCTRYGNVMCSRGSVIPLFIDQIKAGQPITITDPNMTRFLMNLDEAVKLVEFAFEHANPGDLFIQKADASTIADLAKAVQQLFGDTGTHIIGTRHGEKLFETLMTREERLRSEDMGQYFRVATDSRDLNYDKFVVQGQVKTMADEAYTSHNTNRLDVAGTVQKLLTTDYVQQELKQVQNA, encoded by the coding sequence ATGTCTTCATTTGCCAATGCCATTTTAATGATTACCGGAGGAACCGGCTCCTTCGGAAATACCGTTTTGAAACATTTTTTGACCAGTGATATTGGTCAAATACGCATTTTCTCACGGGATGAGAAAAAGCAAGATGATATGCGCCATGACTTGCAGGTACGTTTTCCCGACCATGCCAAAAAGGTCAAATTTTATTTGGGGGACGTGCGTAACGCCCAAGCGATTAAAGACGCCATGCAAGGCGTAGATTATGTGTTTCATGCCGCCGCCTTAAAGCAGGTGCCATCGTGTGAATTTTTCCCAATGGAAGCAGTGCGCACCAATGTCATGGGTACGGATAATATGTTGCATGCCGCCATTGAGGCCAAAGTAAAACGGGTGGTCTGCCTTTCTACCGATAAAGCCGCCTATCCGATTAACGCCATGGGCATTTCCAAAGCCATGATGGAGCGGGTGGTGTATGCCAATGCCCGCGTAGCGGCAGAACAAGGCCATACCACCATTTGTTGCACCCGTTATGGCAATGTGATGTGTAGCCGCGGCAGTGTGATTCCCTTGTTCATAGACCAAATCAAAGCCGGGCAACCCATTACTATTACGGATCCGAATATGACGCGGTTTTTGATGAATTTGGATGAAGCGGTCAAACTGGTAGAATTTGCTTTTGAGCATGCCAACCCCGGCGATTTATTTATTCAAAAGGCAGATGCTTCTACGATAGCGGACCTGGCCAAAGCGGTACAACAACTCTTTGGCGACACCGGCACACACATTATTGGCACACGTCATGGGGAAAAATTATTTGAAACGTTAATGACGCGCGAAGAACGCTTGCGCAGTGAAGATATGGGGCAATACTTCCGCGTGGCCACCGATAGCCGCGATTTAAATTATGATAAATTTGTGGTGCAAGGCCAAGTCAAAACCATGGCGGATGAAGCCTATACGTCTCATAACACGAATCGTTTAGATGTAGCCGGCACGGTGCAAAAGCTGCTCACGACCGACTATGTCCAACAAGAATTAAAACAGGTACAAAACGCATGA
- a CDS encoding acyltransferase, with product MSTNRNQFLDVLKGILILCVVFGHTIQYGSGNIFLQSELYWEHPLMRLIYSVHMPLFMGIAGYLCYFSLTKYSYLVYIKRRWLKLLPPILLWSVIGLGWDNYQQHTCWSLYQTIYQVLTTFWFLWAILICSTLVSVCEQIKNSWLKWGIYVGLLVVFGCTPDILWWNAHKFMFTCFVSGFYVAKYQKKVGLTHEKGIISCILWIVSLALFHKEMYIYTSGFSVIFTGFPHFYEQILIDFFRYISAALGSVSILYICNISIKILQIHKRLTRLPVAFLSYCGKHSLAIYVLSTYQIVYILPYATKEVSPNLLFNIIETLIVVGICLVVQYLTSKSKLLSRCIIGE from the coding sequence ATGTCAACTAACAGAAACCAGTTTTTAGATGTGCTAAAAGGAATTCTTATTCTTTGTGTGGTTTTTGGGCATACTATACAATATGGGAGTGGAAATATTTTTTTGCAATCGGAATTATATTGGGAACATCCTCTCATGCGATTGATTTATAGTGTACATATGCCTCTATTTATGGGAATTGCGGGTTACCTGTGTTATTTTAGTTTAACAAAATATTCATATCTGGTGTATATTAAAAGACGTTGGCTTAAATTATTACCTCCTATTTTGTTGTGGAGTGTGATAGGGTTGGGATGGGATAATTATCAGCAGCACACCTGTTGGAGCCTTTATCAAACTATATATCAAGTGCTAACAACTTTTTGGTTTTTGTGGGCTATTCTTATTTGTAGTACGTTGGTATCGGTTTGCGAGCAAATCAAAAATAGCTGGCTCAAATGGGGGATATACGTAGGACTTCTTGTCGTTTTTGGGTGTACGCCGGATATATTATGGTGGAATGCTCATAAATTTATGTTTACGTGTTTTGTGAGTGGATTTTATGTGGCTAAATACCAAAAAAAGGTAGGGTTAACCCATGAAAAAGGAATCATTTCTTGTATTTTATGGATAGTTTCTCTAGCTTTATTTCACAAAGAAATGTATATTTACACTTCTGGTTTTAGTGTTATTTTTACAGGGTTTCCGCATTTTTATGAACAAATTCTGATAGATTTTTTCCGATATATTTCAGCCGCATTGGGATCTGTTAGTATATTATACATTTGTAATATAAGTATCAAAATATTACAAATACACAAACGATTGACTCGCTTACCTGTTGCGTTTCTTTCTTATTGTGGAAAACATTCTCTGGCTATTTATGTTTTGTCTACCTACCAGATTGTTTATATATTGCCGTATGCTACCAAAGAAGTGTCTCCCAATTTACTTTTTAATATTATAGAGACTTTAATTGTTGTTGGAATATGTTTAGTGGTGCAATACCTTACAAGTAAAAGTAAATTACTGTCTCGATGTATTATTGGTGAATAA
- a CDS encoding oligosaccharide flippase family protein, with product MNQRKAGVILSYISTGVSSIVALVYVPMLLHYLTREQYGIYQLMGSLIAYLSVMDFGLSNTTTRYLSQAYTQQDTHRVQHIISSSFALYLAITGCLLLLGFVFYGCIGPIYKSTLSVADLSVAKQVFLVMLFNIALTIPANIFKSAINAQERFVFLRGINLIQIIIQPLMVWAVLAWKASVLNLVLTQTAVNMLVIFLNYFYCKKSLHISFSVSFRDKPLLKELLGFSFFIFLHCIVDQVYWRLAPLILGAVSGAAAVASYTIALQVALFAIFLPTNMSGVFLPKLSALATRIENLPEINAIFCRLGRLQFMCMMLLVVGFAFVGQTFIQLWVGPEYSICYWITLILIVSYILDVTQSIGIPILQAMKKHAFRAYVYIAMALLNTLLCFPLAIYFGEIGGALSTGICLTIGSGFVMNWYYVRVGLNMKQFFKEIGRISLAILGAIICIKGVFVGAPIQPTWFSFLWHGVAVTCIYLACLWSGCLNDYEKQLVVGPIQKIIRHHY from the coding sequence ATGAATCAACGCAAAGCAGGGGTCATTTTATCGTATATCAGCACAGGAGTCAGTAGTATAGTGGCACTCGTGTACGTGCCTATGCTGCTGCATTATCTGACGCGTGAACAATACGGTATCTATCAGTTAATGGGCTCCTTGATTGCGTATTTGAGCGTTATGGATTTTGGCCTTTCTAATACCACTACGCGCTATCTCTCGCAGGCCTATACCCAACAAGACACTCACCGTGTTCAGCACATTATTAGCAGTTCTTTTGCCTTGTATTTAGCCATTACCGGTTGCTTGTTACTGCTAGGTTTTGTATTTTATGGATGTATTGGCCCTATTTATAAAAGCACCTTATCCGTTGCCGATTTAAGCGTAGCTAAACAAGTATTTTTGGTAATGTTATTTAATATTGCCCTTACCATACCGGCTAATATTTTTAAATCTGCCATTAATGCACAAGAGCGCTTTGTTTTTTTACGCGGGATTAACTTAATACAAATTATTATTCAACCGCTGATGGTGTGGGCGGTGCTGGCTTGGAAAGCGTCTGTACTCAATTTAGTGTTGACGCAAACAGCCGTCAATATGCTGGTCATATTTTTAAACTATTTCTATTGTAAAAAAAGTTTACACATATCTTTCTCTGTTTCCTTTCGCGATAAGCCGCTATTAAAGGAATTGTTAGGATTTTCTTTCTTTATCTTTTTACATTGTATTGTAGATCAGGTGTATTGGCGCTTAGCTCCGCTTATTTTGGGGGCGGTATCAGGCGCGGCGGCGGTAGCCAGCTATACGATTGCCCTGCAAGTGGCATTATTTGCTATTTTCTTACCTACCAATATGAGCGGTGTATTTTTGCCCAAGCTGTCCGCACTGGCCACGCGGATAGAAAATTTGCCGGAAATTAATGCTATTTTCTGTCGATTGGGAAGACTACAGTTTATGTGTATGATGCTGCTGGTGGTTGGGTTTGCTTTTGTCGGACAAACATTTATACAGCTGTGGGTGGGCCCGGAATATAGTATTTGTTACTGGATAACGCTTATCTTGATTGTATCGTATATTTTGGATGTCACGCAGAGTATTGGAATCCCTATTTTGCAAGCTATGAAAAAACATGCCTTTCGGGCATATGTGTATATAGCGATGGCGCTCTTAAATACGCTCTTATGCTTCCCGCTAGCAATATACTTTGGAGAGATAGGGGGTGCCCTTTCCACAGGGATTTGTCTCACAATTGGATCGGGCTTTGTCATGAACTGGTACTATGTGCGGGTCGGCCTAAATATGAAACAATTTTTTAAAGAAATAGGGCGCATCAGCCTAGCGATTCTGGGGGCTATTATATGTATAAAAGGTGTGTTTGTAGGGGCCCCTATACAGCCTACTTGGTTTAGTTTTCTATGGCATGGAGTAGCGGTAACCTGCATTTATTTGGCGTGTTTATGGTCAGGGTGCTTGAATGATTATGAAAAACAATTAGTTGTAGGTCCTATACAGAAAATCATAAGGCATCATTATTAA
- a CDS encoding glycosyltransferase — translation MPSSIEQEILPLISVIVPVYKTEQYLPQCIESILAQTYKNLEIILIDDGSPDNCGAICDKYAAQDKRIVVIHKENGGVSSARNAGLKIAKGEYIGFVDSDDYIAPDMYEYLYGLIAREDADVSMCNLYQEINQQWIEFPQVNTENMILTDYHVFELKNWSFIWTKLYRHSVLKNSYFNEILSLGEDEYFLFQIFKESYRTIVVGNQPKYFYRCVSSGAIHSFKKNHLNYLAIEQQFLCFSLQHQLIMFYNKIYYSCLVFVSAWMGWLSLEENPDKESVQILQSYCRCNLWGLLKHKDIKFSKKCFLLVACINFNVASKLAKKLYSKK, via the coding sequence ATGCCCAGTTCTATAGAACAAGAAATACTTCCTTTAATTTCTGTTATTGTGCCAGTATATAAAACGGAACAATATTTACCGCAATGTATAGAGAGTATTTTGGCACAAACTTATAAAAACTTAGAAATTATCTTAATTGATGATGGGTCCCCAGATAATTGCGGGGCAATTTGTGATAAATATGCCGCACAAGATAAGCGTATTGTGGTGATACATAAAGAAAATGGTGGGGTATCTTCTGCGCGCAATGCAGGGCTAAAAATAGCCAAAGGGGAATATATCGGCTTTGTGGATAGTGATGATTACATTGCGCCGGATATGTATGAATATTTGTATGGGTTAATTGCACGTGAAGATGCAGATGTGTCCATGTGTAATTTGTATCAAGAGATAAATCAACAATGGATAGAATTTCCACAGGTAAATACAGAGAACATGATCTTAACTGACTATCATGTTTTTGAATTAAAAAATTGGAGTTTTATATGGACTAAATTATATCGTCATTCTGTGCTAAAAAATAGTTATTTTAATGAAATACTGAGTTTGGGAGAAGACGAATATTTTTTATTCCAAATTTTTAAGGAATCTTATCGTACTATTGTAGTAGGTAATCAGCCTAAATATTTCTATAGATGTGTTTCTAGCGGAGCTATTCATTCCTTTAAAAAGAATCATTTGAACTATTTGGCAATTGAACAGCAATTTTTGTGTTTTTCTTTACAACATCAACTCATAATGTTTTATAACAAGATTTACTATTCTTGTTTGGTTTTTGTAAGTGCATGGATGGGGTGGCTATCCTTAGAAGAAAACCCAGATAAAGAGTCTGTACAAATATTACAGTCATATTGTCGGTGTAATTTATGGGGATTATTAAAACATAAAGATATCAAGTTTTCAAAAAAATGCTTTTTACTTGTAGCGTGCATTAATTTTAATGTGGCTAGTAAACTAGCAAAAAAACTATATTCAAAAAAATAG
- a CDS encoding glycosyltransferase family 9 protein — protein MEAPKKILLCLVGDKVGDSIVASFMPRELKKLFPQVQVTVMSTASPDLWQHNPHVDQILAIPYGKGRWKKIFQLLPQLRKEHYDLLIATGHSLKRKICFYLIRAKQTICVDSCAPQQVHYSQRFEGVFRRLGATHIDSRYELHMPDTDKQAVFSFMQTQHLVGGRFLVFNPIGADAFRCLSIPKISEICTSLQQVLPADFPIVLLDYKHQYDCLQNQCILYRGNSLLRTAALIEQAGYVLTVDTGIAHIADAFEKQMTVLFSLQPFPTAEAARAHLGRWTPRTAGTGVVCTRQQMNDINSQYIVNGVQNLISKR, from the coding sequence ATGGAAGCCCCTAAAAAGATACTTTTATGTTTGGTCGGTGATAAAGTGGGCGACAGCATAGTAGCCAGCTTTATGCCGCGCGAACTAAAAAAATTATTTCCGCAGGTCCAAGTAACCGTCATGAGTACTGCAAGTCCAGATTTGTGGCAACATAATCCCCATGTGGATCAAATTTTGGCGATTCCATATGGCAAAGGAAGATGGAAAAAAATATTTCAATTGTTACCCCAACTGCGGAAAGAGCATTATGATCTGTTAATTGCCACAGGACATAGTCTCAAACGAAAAATCTGTTTTTATTTGATAAGAGCCAAGCAGACCATTTGCGTGGATAGCTGTGCCCCACAACAGGTGCATTATAGCCAACGTTTTGAAGGGGTATTTCGGCGGTTGGGAGCTACTCATATAGACAGCCGCTATGAATTGCATATGCCGGATACCGATAAACAGGCCGTGTTCTCTTTTATGCAAACTCAACATTTGGTTGGGGGACGATTTTTAGTATTTAATCCGATTGGCGCAGATGCTTTCCGTTGCCTATCTATTCCAAAAATTAGTGAGATTTGTACGTCTTTACAGCAAGTCTTACCGGCTGATTTCCCTATTGTATTATTAGATTATAAACATCAGTACGATTGTTTACAAAATCAGTGTATTTTATATAGAGGAAATTCTTTATTGCGGACGGCGGCCCTTATTGAGCAAGCCGGCTATGTGCTTACCGTAGATACCGGGATTGCCCATATCGCAGATGCGTTTGAAAAGCAAATGACGGTGTTGTTTTCCCTACAACCATTTCCAACGGCGGAAGCGGCGCGTGCGCACTTGGGCCGTTGGACGCCACGTACTGCGGGAACGGGGGTGGTGTGTACTAGACAACAAATGAATGACATTAATTCCCAATATATAGTTAATGGTGTGCAGAATCTTATTTCCAAGAGATAA
- a CDS encoding EpsG family protein — MYIYLVLFLCVLLGALSEMLFPKSISKAWGILFALLAAAFVLRYGQGTDYFGYQFIYDHMDSWRELTSYAGSGIHSEVGWKILCIIGNKLGLSFVSFTICLSLFESFLLYRFIKLFCPYKLFALFLLFPTFYLTYLCSALRQGLMLVLFLGWLLPLLLQGKTWKYLLGCLVCVSIHKVSMVLLAAPLVLQVPQLKTLHGLVIASFAAGVFIAFSGLGAVLLPFMPGEAVGYYDPKEVLSFPVIERILTYFIVAIMFHWYRKSRPEEDYTDLINCLKLYAFGTILYGFLCWIKLLSSRAGYPFKVLEIVLICNMLSQKNIRLILCAYLLPFGTLMYFKNMDSYLEQGEYSLSVNAVNFPYVSIFNQRQIFWYRDINMNLMDE; from the coding sequence ATGTATATCTATTTAGTTTTATTTTTATGTGTATTACTGGGTGCTCTGTCGGAAATGTTATTCCCAAAATCCATTTCCAAAGCATGGGGTATCTTGTTTGCACTGCTGGCTGCTGCTTTTGTACTACGCTATGGGCAAGGAACGGATTATTTCGGTTATCAATTTATTTACGATCATATGGATTCGTGGCGGGAGTTAACCTCTTATGCCGGATCTGGCATACACTCGGAAGTGGGGTGGAAAATATTATGTATTATCGGTAATAAGCTGGGGCTTTCGTTTGTCTCTTTTACCATATGTTTATCTTTATTTGAATCTTTTTTATTGTACCGCTTCATTAAACTTTTTTGTCCGTATAAACTCTTTGCTCTGTTTTTACTGTTCCCTACCTTTTATTTAACTTATTTATGTTCAGCATTGCGGCAGGGGCTTATGTTAGTGCTCTTTTTGGGTTGGCTATTGCCGTTGTTATTACAAGGGAAAACATGGAAGTATTTACTGGGTTGTTTGGTGTGCGTGTCCATTCATAAAGTGTCTATGGTACTGCTCGCGGCACCGCTTGTATTACAAGTTCCACAACTCAAGACATTACATGGTTTGGTGATTGCATCTTTCGCGGCGGGTGTGTTTATTGCATTTAGCGGATTGGGGGCCGTCCTCCTGCCTTTTATGCCCGGTGAGGCGGTTGGGTATTATGACCCCAAAGAAGTACTTTCTTTCCCCGTTATAGAGCGCATTTTGACTTATTTTATCGTGGCTATTATGTTCCATTGGTATCGCAAAAGCCGCCCCGAAGAAGATTATACCGATTTAATCAATTGTCTCAAATTATATGCCTTTGGTACCATTTTGTATGGTTTTTTGTGCTGGATTAAACTGCTTTCTTCCCGGGCGGGGTATCCCTTTAAGGTATTAGAAATCGTGCTAATATGTAATATGCTTTCTCAAAAGAATATTCGTTTGATTTTATGCGCGTATTTACTTCCGTTTGGAACGCTGATGTATTTTAAGAATATGGATAGTTATTTGGAGCAGGGAGAATACTCTCTCTCTGTCAATGCAGTCAATTTTCCGTATGTGAGTATATTTAATCAGCGGCAGATTTTTTGGTATAGAGACATAAATATGAATTTAATGGATGAGTAA
- a CDS encoding glycosyltransferase encodes MKILMINSVCGIGSTGRICTDLAQQLEKEGHTVKIAYGRLEKVPPQHQKYAVRIGNNWDVKLHGLKTRLWDGHGFGSVRATQQFLNWADDFAPDLVWLHNIHGYYINIELLFNWLKAHPAIQKKWTLHDCWAFTGHCSFFAAVRCDQWKTHCQKCPQTKYYPATWIDRCAQNFDRKKQLFCGVKNMTLLTPSQWLKDQVKQSFLKEYPIEVHYNTIDTTIFKPTPSDFRARYGLTDKKIILGVANMWEPRKGLEDFIALSAQLPDTYRIVLVGVNKSQKRRLPAKNCIGIARTNSPQELAAIYSAADIFFNPSKEETFGMTTLEAISCGTQAVVYSGTACEEIAHKYGGGVVQNYQEFLDKYIH; translated from the coding sequence ATGAAAATATTAATGATTAATTCCGTATGTGGAATTGGCAGTACCGGACGTATTTGTACTGATTTAGCCCAACAACTTGAAAAAGAAGGGCACACCGTTAAAATTGCCTATGGCCGTTTGGAAAAGGTGCCGCCGCAACATCAAAAATATGCTGTTCGTATTGGGAATAATTGGGATGTGAAGTTGCACGGGCTCAAAACGCGCCTATGGGACGGGCATGGTTTTGGCTCGGTCCGCGCTACCCAACAATTTTTGAACTGGGCTGATGACTTTGCACCCGATTTAGTATGGTTACACAATATTCATGGGTATTACATTAATATTGAGTTATTATTTAACTGGCTCAAAGCACATCCCGCTATACAGAAAAAATGGACCTTGCATGATTGTTGGGCATTTACGGGGCATTGTAGTTTTTTTGCCGCTGTCAGATGCGACCAATGGAAAACACATTGCCAAAAATGTCCTCAAACCAAGTATTATCCGGCTACGTGGATAGACAGATGTGCACAGAATTTTGACCGTAAAAAACAGTTGTTTTGCGGTGTGAAAAATATGACTTTACTGACCCCTTCTCAGTGGCTCAAAGACCAAGTCAAACAAAGTTTTTTAAAAGAATATCCAATTGAAGTGCATTATAATACGATAGATACCACCATTTTTAAACCCACTCCCAGTGATTTTAGAGCGCGCTACGGCTTAACCGATAAGAAAATTATTTTAGGGGTGGCCAATATGTGGGAACCGCGAAAAGGACTGGAAGATTTTATTGCGCTTTCTGCCCAATTGCCGGATACGTACCGCATTGTACTGGTGGGAGTAAATAAAAGCCAAAAAAGGCGCTTGCCCGCCAAGAATTGTATTGGCATTGCACGCACCAATAGCCCACAGGAATTAGCGGCCATTTACAGCGCGGCCGATATTTTCTTTAACCCGAGTAAAGAGGAAACGTTTGGGATGACTACGCTGGAAGCCATCTCTTGCGGAACGCAAGCGGTAGTATATAGTGGTACGGCATGTGAAGAAATTGCCCACAAATATGGAGGGGGAGTGGTGCAAAATTACCAAGAATTTTTGGATAAATATATTCACTAA